Proteins encoded in a region of the Candidatus Paracaedibacteraceae bacterium genome:
- a CDS encoding (2Fe-2S) ferredoxin domain-containing protein, whose protein sequence is MTQPSYNFHVFICQNERPEGHPRGCCHSKGSSQLLTYMKSKVKELGISQTRINKAGCLDQCESGIAVVIYPEGIWYQIKTTQDVDQIVESHLQQGNIVQHLLIKNS, encoded by the coding sequence ATGACTCAACCTTCTTATAATTTTCATGTTTTTATTTGCCAAAATGAGCGCCCAGAGGGGCATCCACGTGGGTGTTGCCATTCTAAAGGATCATCACAACTTTTAACTTATATGAAAAGTAAGGTGAAAGAGCTTGGAATTTCGCAAACACGAATCAATAAGGCAGGGTGTTTGGATCAATGTGAGTCAGGGATTGCTGTCGTGATTTATCCAGAAGGAATCTGGTATCAGATTAAAACAACTCAGGATGTTGATCAGATTGTTGAATCTCATCTACAGCAAGGGAATATTGTTCAGCATCTATTGATTAAAAACTCTTAA
- a CDS encoding APC family permease, with product MDDNKLAEGSLTIGESIIMGVSGTSPSYSAAATSAALIAAVGVYSPGSVLACGIIMLGITFSFMYLNRLSQNAGASYVWVRMVFNQTLGFMAGWSLLVATALFMVSGTIPAAAATLALIKPSFVDDTFWVTFIAGCWLTFVSVIILKGIRQTSIAQVIFTVLEVGIMVIIMVLALIAFIKQPVRSIDLNMFNPFKMTFDVFVKGALISLFFFWGWDVTMNLNEETKDAHSIPGRAAFWSMILNIALFATFILCTLIALTDQEIQAANTNVLLKISEKILPQPWGALALISIIMSTVGTIETSILQFTRTLFSKSRDGVLNKRWSKVHSTWRTPWTATLLVWALGILFLFIASQKPTVRAIIDTSIDVISFQVAFYYSLCAFACAWHYRNVINESFSKAMLLIVWPLVSAITLIFMAVYSALFSFDAQTVAIGLGGILIGIVPMIWNRRRARVESPSPTISAIDPVS from the coding sequence ATGGATGACAATAAACTTGCTGAAGGTTCTTTGACAATTGGTGAATCAATTATTATGGGAGTTTCGGGAACGTCTCCATCTTATAGTGCTGCGGCTACATCTGCAGCTTTAATTGCTGCTGTTGGGGTCTATTCCCCTGGAAGTGTCTTGGCATGTGGTATTATCATGCTGGGGATAACTTTTTCTTTTATGTATCTGAATCGTCTAAGCCAGAATGCTGGCGCATCATATGTTTGGGTGCGTATGGTTTTTAATCAAACACTGGGATTTATGGCCGGCTGGTCATTGCTTGTGGCAACTGCGCTCTTTATGGTGTCAGGGACTATTCCTGCAGCGGCAGCAACTTTGGCTTTAATTAAACCAAGTTTTGTTGATGATACCTTTTGGGTAACATTTATTGCAGGATGTTGGCTGACTTTTGTAAGTGTTATTATCCTCAAAGGAATCCGTCAAACTAGTATAGCACAGGTCATATTTACAGTCCTTGAAGTTGGAATTATGGTTATTATCATGGTTCTTGCTCTTATTGCTTTTATAAAACAACCAGTCAGATCAATTGATTTGAATATGTTTAATCCATTTAAGATGACTTTTGATGTTTTTGTGAAGGGGGCTTTGATTTCCCTGTTTTTCTTTTGGGGGTGGGATGTCACGATGAATTTGAATGAGGAAACTAAGGATGCTCATTCAATTCCAGGTAGAGCAGCATTTTGGTCAATGATCCTTAATATTGCTTTGTTTGCGACGTTTATTTTATGTACGTTAATTGCTTTGACTGATCAAGAAATCCAAGCAGCCAATACAAATGTGTTACTTAAAATTTCTGAGAAAATACTGCCTCAACCTTGGGGGGCTTTGGCTTTGATTAGTATCATTATGAGTACAGTTGGAACAATTGAAACATCTATTTTACAGTTTACACGCACATTATTTTCCAAATCACGGGATGGCGTTTTGAATAAAAGATGGTCTAAGGTTCATTCAACATGGAGAACGCCCTGGACTGCAACGCTATTGGTCTGGGCATTGGGGATATTATTCCTGTTTATTGCTTCACAGAAACCAACTGTTCGCGCTATTATTGATACATCAATAGATGTTATTAGTTTTCAAGTAGCATTTTACTATAGTCTGTGTGCTTTTGCTTGTGCTTGGCATTATCGAAATGTTATAAACGAAAGTTTTTCAAAGGCAATGCTATTAATTGTTTGGCCTTTAGTTAGTGCGATTACGCTTATTTTTATGGCTGTTTATTCTGCTCTTTTTTCCTTTGATGCTCAGACTGTTGCAATAGGTTTAGGGGGGATTTTGATTGGTATTGTGCCGATGATTTGGAATCGACGACGTGCTAGGGTTGAATCACCGTCTCCCACAATATCCGCAATTGATCCGGTGAGCTAA
- a CDS encoding alpha/beta hydrolase, whose amino-acid sequence MTTQFLSLPAYDLAYTYKPIEGAPTIVFLPGYFSDMSGAKALFLKEHASAHGYGFLSLDYSGHGQSGGKFIEGTISRWLKDILAVLDHTKAQNLTVVGSSMGGWLMLLLAQMRPSLVQKLVGIASAPDFTEDLIWPKLSDEKRQLLESEGCIYTPSEYSAQGTPLSYDLILDGRNNLLLRTPMTISVPVRLLHGTADKDVPYETSLRIMEKLESKDVQVRLIKDGDHRLSSPDQLRILWETVIQP is encoded by the coding sequence ATGACAACACAATTTCTATCCCTCCCCGCCTATGATCTAGCATATACCTATAAACCAATAGAAGGTGCACCAACCATTGTTTTTCTCCCCGGTTATTTCTCAGACATGTCTGGCGCCAAAGCTTTATTCCTCAAAGAACACGCCTCTGCTCATGGATATGGATTCCTTAGCTTAGACTACTCTGGTCATGGTCAGTCTGGCGGAAAGTTTATTGAAGGAACAATATCAAGATGGCTTAAGGATATTTTGGCTGTTTTAGATCATACAAAAGCACAAAATCTTACTGTTGTCGGCTCAAGCATGGGGGGCTGGCTTATGTTATTATTGGCTCAGATGCGCCCCTCACTCGTGCAAAAACTCGTTGGAATTGCCAGTGCTCCTGATTTTACTGAAGACTTAATTTGGCCAAAATTATCTGATGAAAAGCGTCAGCTCTTAGAATCAGAAGGTTGCATCTATACCCCAAGCGAGTATTCTGCACAAGGAACGCCGTTATCCTATGACCTCATCCTTGATGGTCGTAATAATTTACTCCTGCGTACGCCTATGACCATATCTGTACCGGTTCGCCTGTTGCATGGCACAGCAGATAAAGATGTCCCATATGAAACATCTTTACGCATTATGGAAAAACTCGAATCAAAAGACGTACAAGTCAGATTGATCAAAGACGGTGATCATCGCCTTAGCTCACCGGATCAATTGCGGATATTGTGGGAGACGGTGATTCAACCCTAG
- a CDS encoding M48 family metallopeptidase has product MTLSLFRKDPLPQSYQHPIVGDIPIRIHSRAKRLTLKFDPNTGFSVTAAPSSKKADLVAFLNRYDSWMTQQNQKRTQIDTSTILFQGTPYTIKTATVPGRTLYQLNHDKHQLIIDKTLFQDRLNTRFIFQREFKKALPEILKKQAIRMNLHPKKISIRDTKSRWGSCSSEGNISLSWRLMMAPPDVMEYVIIHELAHLQHMNHSKSFWQLVACHCPNYRHHIHWLKMNGSRIMAI; this is encoded by the coding sequence ATGACTTTATCCCTATTCCGTAAGGATCCTCTCCCTCAATCCTATCAACACCCGATTGTGGGGGATATCCCCATCCGAATTCATAGCCGCGCCAAAAGACTAACGCTCAAGTTTGATCCCAACACAGGATTTTCAGTTACAGCCGCCCCATCATCAAAAAAAGCTGACCTTGTGGCTTTTTTGAATCGCTATGATTCGTGGATGACCCAACAAAACCAAAAACGAACCCAGATTGATACATCCACAATCTTATTCCAAGGAACGCCTTACACAATAAAAACAGCAACCGTTCCGGGGCGTACTTTATATCAACTTAACCACGACAAACACCAATTAATCATAGATAAAACGTTATTCCAAGATCGCCTGAATACTCGTTTTATTTTTCAACGCGAATTCAAAAAAGCATTACCTGAAATATTAAAAAAACAAGCAATCAGAATGAATCTTCATCCAAAGAAAATTTCAATTCGTGATACAAAATCTAGATGGGGAAGCTGCTCTTCTGAAGGCAATATTTCCCTATCTTGGCGACTCATGATGGCCCCGCCCGATGTCATGGAATACGTAATCATTCATGAACTCGCCCACCTTCAGCACATGAATCATTCCAAATCATTCTGGCAATTGGTTGCCTGTCATTGCCCTAACTATCGTCACCACATCCATTGGCTAAAAATGAATGGATCCAGAATTATGGCAATTTAA
- the miaA gene encoding tRNA (adenosine(37)-N6)-dimethylallyltransferase MiaA, translating to MTVTIITGPTASGKTAMAIELARRTNGEIINADSMQLYRHLPILTACPSSEEKQEAPHHLFEILGDSEISSAGWWATECLAKIDEILSRGNHPIVVGGTGMYLKSLTDGLSPIPDIPPAIRDQVRTQAQQDDFYDLVCSLDPQIRDLLKPNDKQRLTRAYEVKLTTGQSIVDWQKIQPTKPDYDFKKIALIPDKEWLHNRINLRFTMMIEGGALDEVKTLINTPIRQDSPILRAVGVKELTAYIKGEISHKQAIELGQTATRQYAKRQMTWIKGQATDYDFIPIP from the coding sequence ATGACAGTCACCATAATAACCGGCCCCACCGCCAGCGGCAAAACCGCCATGGCGATAGAACTCGCCAGAAGGACAAACGGGGAAATTATTAATGCCGATAGTATGCAGCTTTACCGCCATCTTCCCATCTTAACAGCCTGTCCCTCATCAGAGGAAAAACAAGAAGCACCCCATCATCTTTTCGAAATTTTAGGAGATTCTGAAATCAGCTCAGCCGGTTGGTGGGCCACCGAATGCCTCGCCAAAATCGATGAGATTTTGTCCCGTGGCAATCACCCCATTGTGGTTGGCGGAACAGGGATGTACCTGAAATCGCTCACGGATGGTCTGTCCCCTATCCCAGACATCCCACCAGCAATTCGCGATCAAGTCCGCACCCAAGCACAACAAGACGATTTTTATGATCTGGTCTGCTCTCTTGACCCACAGATTAGAGATCTGCTCAAACCCAATGACAAACAACGCTTAACAAGAGCTTATGAAGTCAAACTGACAACAGGCCAATCAATTGTCGACTGGCAGAAAATTCAACCGACGAAACCAGACTATGATTTTAAGAAAATAGCCCTGATTCCGGACAAAGAATGGCTGCATAACCGCATCAACTTGCGATTCACCATGATGATAGAGGGGGGAGCTCTTGATGAAGTCAAAACCCTCATAAATACCCCTATCCGTCAAGATTCACCAATTTTACGCGCTGTTGGTGTCAAAGAATTAACGGCCTATATTAAGGGTGAAATTTCACATAAGCAAGCTATTGAACTTGGGCAAACAGCAACACGCCAATATGCAAAAAGGCAAATGACTTGGATTAAAGGACAAGCAACAGACTATGACTTTATCCCTATTCCGTAA
- a CDS encoding ABC transporter substrate-binding protein: MRLFLVVASLSFAQAKPVKVYLDWFLNPHHAILVVGQQSGIFEKHGLEVELISAGGSEEGSRQVAAGAADFAVSKQSAHLIRCTNQNMPLVRIATFIDRPLECLITNNKIKSIADLKRKRIGYTSSSVEFAQLSIAAILATANLKVSDVTLIPITSGMVSAFLSGTVDAIFSAYRTYELADIKEHQSDVSVFYYEDNGIPTYDQGIIVANRHNLSDAQTFVTALQEVADLMKYSPEQAWTHYIKIAPEQDTDKNKKIFMTVIEMLPDSIGKLNVDQYNRFALFLSTNNVLQKNIPEHYAVDGAA; encoded by the coding sequence TTGAGATTATTCCTAGTTGTAGCCTCCCTTTCATTCGCCCAAGCAAAACCAGTCAAAGTCTACCTTGACTGGTTCTTGAACCCACATCATGCCATCTTAGTCGTTGGGCAGCAGTCCGGGATTTTTGAAAAACACGGCCTTGAGGTTGAACTCATCTCTGCAGGGGGATCCGAAGAAGGGAGCCGTCAAGTAGCTGCAGGTGCTGCTGATTTTGCCGTCTCTAAACAATCCGCTCATTTGATCCGTTGTACCAATCAGAACATGCCCTTGGTAAGAATTGCGACATTTATTGATCGCCCCCTTGAGTGTTTAATAACGAACAACAAAATTAAATCAATTGCCGATCTAAAAAGAAAACGGATTGGCTATACATCGAGTTCCGTTGAATTTGCACAACTGAGCATTGCAGCCATTCTGGCAACAGCGAATCTCAAAGTCAGCGATGTGACCTTAATTCCGATTACATCCGGTATGGTCTCAGCCTTTTTATCTGGGACAGTTGATGCGATCTTTAGTGCCTATCGCACCTATGAATTGGCAGACATTAAGGAACACCAATCTGACGTTTCTGTTTTTTATTACGAAGACAATGGGATACCAACCTATGATCAAGGTATCATTGTTGCCAATCGTCATAATTTATCGGATGCCCAGACTTTTGTCACAGCCTTGCAAGAAGTTGCCGATCTTATGAAATATAGCCCAGAGCAAGCCTGGACCCATTATATAAAAATAGCCCCTGAACAGGACACAGATAAAAACAAAAAAATATTCATGACCGTTATTGAGATGTTACCTGACTCAATTGGCAAGCTAAATGTTGATCAATATAATCGTTTCGCATTATTCTTAAGCACAAACAACGTTCTACAGAAAAATATTCCAGAACATTACGCCGTCGATGGAGCAGCATGA
- a CDS encoding ABC transporter permease translates to MAYLIVSVLTVWVALSYGVDVPEYFLPTPQKVIAYIINNPNLLGRHAILTILEIAGGLLLSLAATLLTGYWTHKSDKAQKSFMSFFLIMQAIPMFVLLPLFVLWFGTGGGVKVLVVALSAYFPMAASLIQGITQCPATYRDLARAFHAKQNATWRHILLPSALPHLLSGIRIAAVHAPITVLAADWIGSTNGLGYLIMLSHGRMQLDLMFSCILIFVIMALSLNALVALIQNRLLYWKNEGV, encoded by the coding sequence ATGGCTTATTTAATCGTATCGGTATTGACAGTTTGGGTTGCTTTAAGTTACGGCGTCGATGTTCCGGAATATTTTCTACCGACACCGCAAAAAGTAATAGCTTATATCATCAACAACCCGAATCTCTTAGGACGACATGCTATTCTGACGATCCTGGAAATTGCCGGTGGGTTACTTTTATCTCTTGCAGCCACACTCCTCACAGGGTACTGGACCCACAAATCAGATAAGGCACAAAAGAGCTTTATGTCGTTTTTCTTGATTATGCAAGCCATCCCCATGTTTGTTTTACTTCCTCTATTCGTTTTATGGTTTGGAACAGGTGGTGGCGTCAAAGTCCTTGTTGTTGCTCTGTCGGCCTACTTTCCTATGGCAGCCAGCTTGATCCAGGGAATCACTCAATGCCCGGCAACCTACCGCGATTTAGCTCGGGCCTTTCATGCTAAACAAAATGCCACATGGCGGCATATTTTATTACCATCAGCGTTGCCCCATTTACTCAGCGGCATTCGCATTGCGGCCGTCCATGCCCCGATCACCGTGCTTGCCGCTGATTGGATTGGCTCAACCAATGGTTTGGGCTATTTGATTATGCTCAGCCACGGGCGCATGCAATTAGACCTTATGTTTTCGTGTATTCTAATTTTCGTTATTATGGCCTTAAGTTTAAATGCCTTGGTCGCCCTAATTCAAAATCGTTTATTGTATTGGAAGAACGAGGGAGTTTAG
- a CDS encoding ABC transporter ATP-binding protein gives MTAAPKLIEQELLHLQIPHFRFGDVTVFNETSIDLVLKGWTGLVGRSGVGKTTLMRCLSGLERLKTPLKTVLMTQNDQLLPWKSSLDNIVISDLLTGNEADYKRANRLLINVGLRGSENALPHQLSTGMRQRVALARTLYQEADLVLLDEPFGALDPLTREELYPLVTKLLVDKTVLMVSHDPQEIMRLSDRIYLMAGKPSHLYYLDYPITGQTPRPLTHPFVTRYAADLVNQLQGSW, from the coding sequence ATGACAGCTGCTCCAAAATTAATTGAACAAGAGCTTCTTCACCTGCAAATCCCCCATTTTCGCTTTGGTGATGTGACGGTATTTAATGAGACAAGCATTGATCTTGTTCTTAAAGGATGGACAGGGCTTGTAGGCCGCAGTGGCGTTGGCAAAACAACATTGATGCGTTGCCTCAGCGGCCTCGAACGCCTAAAAACACCACTCAAGACAGTTCTCATGACCCAGAATGACCAACTCTTACCATGGAAATCTTCCCTTGATAATATTGTTATTTCGGATCTGTTGACAGGAAATGAGGCAGATTACAAACGCGCCAATCGCCTCTTGATTAATGTTGGCCTTCGGGGCAGCGAGAATGCCCTACCCCATCAACTATCAACAGGAATGCGTCAACGCGTAGCCTTGGCACGTACATTGTACCAAGAAGCGGATCTTGTCTTGCTAGATGAACCATTCGGCGCCTTGGATCCTTTAACTCGTGAAGAGTTGTATCCCCTGGTTACTAAACTGCTTGTTGATAAAACTGTTCTGATGGTCAGCCATGATCCCCAAGAAATTATGCGCCTGTCTGATCGAATTTACTTAATGGCAGGGAAACCCTCCCATCTCTATTATCTGGATTATCCGATCACAGGTCAAACACCTCGCCCACTCACACATCCTTTTGTGACACGCTATGCCGCAGATTTGGTTAATCAATTACAGGGGAGCTGGTAA
- a CDS encoding methyltransferase domain-containing protein, producing the protein MKSLFILLNLILSFTNASEHPFTFGMPGAEKQAVSATRENNACYQKLISKDPATGQTFAETLYPPLVQKIHENTNIPIDKIHEMFKEQYPGNTLTDIIIDLSKSGFNRCYSPEMILFKFKEKLKEKLDITVTSDTLEGIRGELKEFTPTPGKENSETALFIERHKQYKVHDQLFGASQSSVQHISYEQPTPNNAYFFIRPTNDTHTFSTGFTPDNFYDVTLSNPQPNVSGNFIDEASRKFEVKNYKFVDDIEQETLLELKNKFNGQPVAISASDRIPFSILAHGKNSLKTAPNANWDFSGLAEQNRTRSSFWSQTVTGNFNARDFCRNGQDCGSVVIEEEAVHKAYHDYLKDQQNLTIVDLGSSIGLNSIRYTLSNNHVILCEQSLDALIEAGNYMLQDHPDKAGNLYLTTKSADQLTLPENSVDVVFMGYLIKYFPGKNIDQMLKNIFNYLKPGGKLFLAEITPDNQFYENHREGPPSPNEINSHYMNRDYRPYTLLFEEKSPHWLGEMGAVHGSQYGEPKFQYNLTKVTEADVINGLKRAGFRVEKNLQTQKPDGQYNYNHMPAIQIIAIKP; encoded by the coding sequence ATGAAATCACTTTTTATCCTTCTTAATCTGATATTAAGTTTCACTAATGCCTCGGAGCATCCATTTACCTTTGGTATGCCTGGTGCTGAAAAACAAGCCGTATCAGCGACTCGAGAAAATAATGCTTGCTATCAAAAACTGATTTCCAAGGATCCTGCAACCGGGCAGACATTTGCCGAAACGCTCTACCCCCCACTGGTTCAGAAAATTCACGAGAATACCAACATTCCAATAGATAAAATACACGAGATGTTTAAAGAACAGTACCCCGGAAACACGCTGACAGACATCATTATTGATTTAAGCAAGAGCGGTTTTAACAGATGTTACAGTCCTGAAATGATCCTGTTTAAATTCAAAGAAAAATTAAAAGAAAAATTAGATATTACCGTAACTTCAGATACCCTAGAGGGGATCAGAGGCGAACTTAAAGAATTCACCCCTACACCTGGCAAAGAAAACTCAGAGACAGCCTTGTTTATTGAACGGCACAAACAATATAAAGTACACGATCAGTTGTTTGGAGCATCTCAATCATCTGTGCAACATATCAGCTACGAACAACCAACACCGAATAACGCATATTTTTTCATAAGGCCTACCAATGATACTCACACTTTCTCAACAGGATTTACACCAGACAATTTTTACGACGTAACTCTAAGCAACCCTCAGCCCAATGTTTCTGGTAATTTCATCGATGAAGCATCGCGCAAGTTTGAGGTAAAAAATTATAAATTTGTAGACGACATCGAGCAGGAGACATTATTAGAACTAAAAAATAAATTTAATGGGCAACCTGTTGCTATCAGCGCAAGTGATCGCATCCCATTTAGTATATTAGCACATGGCAAAAATTCTCTAAAGACAGCACCAAATGCAAACTGGGATTTTTCTGGCCTAGCAGAACAAAACAGGACTCGCTCAAGTTTTTGGAGCCAAACAGTCACCGGTAATTTTAATGCAAGGGATTTTTGCAGAAATGGTCAAGACTGTGGATCAGTTGTTATCGAGGAAGAAGCCGTCCACAAAGCATACCATGATTACTTGAAAGATCAACAGAATCTCACCATCGTTGACTTGGGATCCTCTATCGGTTTGAACTCAATCCGCTATACCCTTTCTAACAACCACGTTATCCTATGCGAACAATCACTTGACGCCCTGATCGAAGCAGGGAATTACATGTTACAAGATCACCCGGATAAGGCAGGGAATCTTTACTTAACAACGAAAAGCGCAGATCAACTGACATTACCAGAAAACTCTGTTGACGTTGTTTTCATGGGGTACCTCATTAAGTATTTTCCAGGAAAAAATATAGACCAAATGCTGAAAAATATTTTTAACTACCTAAAACCTGGCGGCAAATTATTCTTGGCAGAAATTACCCCTGATAATCAATTCTATGAGAACCACAGAGAAGGTCCACCCTCACCAAATGAGATCAACTCACATTATATGAACCGCGACTATCGCCCCTATACACTCCTATTTGAAGAAAAATCACCACATTGGCTCGGTGAAATGGGCGCAGTTCATGGTAGTCAATATGGCGAACCCAAGTTTCAATATAACTTAACGAAAGTCACCGAGGCTGATGTTATCAACGGGTTAAAACGGGCAGGTTTTAGGGTCGAGAAAAATCTACAAACACAAAAACCTGACGGACAGTATAATTACAACCATATGCCAGCCATTCAGATTATAGCCATAAAGCCTTAG
- the era gene encoding GTPase Era, producing the protein MKKFGFIAVVGEPNAGKSTLINQLVGQKVSIVSPKVQTTRQRILGIAISGEAQLVLIDTPGIFAPKKRLDRAMVASAWEAGKDADQIILIVDASQKNQARSLEILKGLDGRKVIIALNKVDAVDKAKLLKIAQQYSAFDIVSEIFMISALTGDGVADLMGYLVSQAPEGIWMFPEDDITDMPQRLWAAEITREQLYHQLHQELPYETFIETEAWEEFDNGDVKINQVIYVNRDSQKSIILGKRGSKIKEISQAARTELASLLGRKVHLYLYVKVAEDWSEKAAFYRNAGLDFNA; encoded by the coding sequence ATGAAAAAATTCGGTTTTATTGCTGTGGTGGGCGAACCTAATGCGGGTAAATCAACATTAATTAATCAGTTGGTCGGACAAAAAGTTTCAATCGTATCACCTAAGGTTCAAACAACGCGTCAACGGATTTTGGGGATTGCAATCTCTGGGGAGGCTCAGCTTGTATTAATTGATACGCCCGGGATTTTTGCGCCGAAAAAGCGTCTCGATCGCGCTATGGTCGCTTCGGCTTGGGAAGCTGGTAAAGATGCTGATCAAATTATTTTGATTGTGGATGCTAGTCAAAAAAATCAGGCGCGTAGTTTGGAAATTTTAAAAGGTCTCGATGGCCGTAAGGTTATTATAGCGTTGAATAAAGTGGATGCTGTTGATAAAGCAAAACTTCTTAAGATAGCGCAACAATATAGCGCTTTTGACATTGTGAGTGAGATCTTTATGATTTCGGCTTTGACGGGAGATGGTGTTGCTGATTTGATGGGGTATTTGGTATCTCAGGCACCCGAGGGAATTTGGATGTTTCCTGAGGATGATATTACGGATATGCCGCAACGTCTGTGGGCGGCTGAAATTACGCGTGAGCAATTATATCACCAACTCCATCAAGAGCTGCCCTATGAAACGTTTATTGAAACAGAGGCTTGGGAGGAATTTGACAACGGCGATGTTAAAATCAACCAAGTTATTTATGTGAACCGAGATAGCCAGAAATCGATTATTCTAGGAAAACGTGGTAGTAAGATTAAGGAAATCAGCCAAGCCGCGAGAACTGAGCTCGCAAGCTTATTGGGGCGTAAAGTTCATCTATATTTATACGTAAAAGTTGCTGAAGACTGGTCAGAAAAAGCGGCATTCTATCGGAATGCAGGGCTCGATTTTAACGCATGA
- the recO gene encoding DNA repair protein RecO: MKWQAEGLILSVRRHGESSAVVSLLTRDYGRHAGIVRLTQKNRSVIQPGNYVQASWSARLPEHLGSFQVELISASVARVMSDSLRLTALLSLFSTLDRLLAERHLYPEVFDLTLSLVEMICQEGDGWLKLYARFELRLLDQLGYGLDLSRCAATGGSDNLAYVSPKSGRAVSQAAGAPYANRLFALPSFLLNDSLPSLEQIRQALRLTGYFIAKNFFDGVESDARARLTHVLMLEK; this comes from the coding sequence ATGAAATGGCAGGCTGAGGGATTGATTTTAAGTGTGCGCCGTCACGGTGAATCATCGGCGGTTGTGAGCCTTTTGACTCGAGATTATGGGCGTCATGCTGGGATAGTCCGATTGACCCAGAAAAATAGGTCTGTCATTCAACCGGGGAATTATGTTCAAGCAAGTTGGTCGGCTCGATTGCCTGAACATCTGGGGTCGTTTCAAGTTGAGTTAATCTCAGCATCCGTTGCGCGCGTTATGTCGGATTCTTTGCGCTTAACGGCACTGCTTTCTCTATTTTCGACACTGGATCGTTTGTTGGCTGAACGTCACCTGTATCCGGAAGTTTTTGACTTGACTCTTAGTTTGGTCGAGATGATTTGTCAAGAAGGTGACGGATGGCTTAAATTGTACGCAAGGTTTGAGCTCAGGTTATTGGATCAGTTGGGGTATGGCCTGGATTTATCGCGGTGCGCCGCGACAGGCGGGAGTGATAATTTAGCTTATGTTTCGCCAAAATCCGGGCGTGCTGTGAGTCAAGCTGCCGGGGCACCCTATGCGAATCGTCTTTTTGCGTTGCCGAGTTTCTTGTTAAATGATAGCCTTCCTAGCTTGGAACAAATAAGGCAAGCCTTGCGTTTGACAGGGTATTTTATTGCGAAAAACTTTTTTGACGGGGTAGAATCTGATGCGCGGGCACGATTAACCCATGTATTAATGCTTGAAAAGTAG